In one window of Burkholderia cepacia ATCC 25416 DNA:
- a CDS encoding sensor histidine kinase — protein sequence MCSRDAAWAAGWRAVLLLLIALAVTCATARAAATPNPAQLEAVSVFEDTSTTMTAEQVAARVADQPHDASTTTAPSFNIAFSRSAWWVSATLTNRDSAARPLVLALRDARVDHADFYVGRNGRWTLDSRFPAADAGGDAAGPPSRYPALNITLPAGASIPVLIRVTSRKEMRLAPVAFTRAAWDALERRATMWDFGFFGGLLALVWCALLIGFFSRSGVFYVLAGIALGTTLFEAAYRGYTAMALPPALREWSARGEIIFVYLAIACFIVFILTVARREQARLPLRAVYMAFLALEFVGVAGAACGDLLTFTWFCLRLNAALGIVNISLALWLAVRRTPTGRVMLIAIAFATFNMLIRVLDGIDALPPVLSWLKSDIYPNPVIAIVGLATHLLVLAAWIHHVGRQRTEARKRLEHWQLTEQDRLRDEVARRTLALNDALQQVTTHMQQKIETLGYVSHDLRAPLSTINGYAKLLLQGATRGQARLIRSIDRSIRYQLTLIDELLAFTKAELQPLGVSPDATDLPGLLDDIGHYALALCAQQDNRFAYRPASPLPRTMSIDGMRLQQVLLNLLSNASKFTRDGTVTLSVHASREGDAWRLLFEVADTGIGIDISGTRDIFRAYQQVQAVNGGTGLGLFIAQRIVGAMGGELAVASQPGIGTSFSFAIVAPAVGHVLVPASELVRRFHAADEAVPGGTVPAMGCPPDDALDALIRLAGNGQLTDIEEWLGQYADEQDYAAFVQEVREHLDTLDLHAIEKLAGTLKRARHAAATDDAETDAAGPA from the coding sequence ATGTGTAGTCGCGACGCGGCTTGGGCAGCCGGATGGCGCGCGGTGCTGCTGCTTCTGATCGCACTGGCCGTCACCTGCGCGACGGCCCGCGCGGCAGCGACGCCGAACCCCGCGCAACTGGAAGCCGTGTCGGTGTTCGAGGACACGAGCACGACGATGACCGCCGAACAGGTCGCCGCGCGCGTTGCCGATCAGCCGCACGATGCGTCCACGACGACCGCGCCCTCGTTCAACATCGCCTTTTCGCGGTCGGCATGGTGGGTCAGCGCGACGCTGACCAACCGTGACAGCGCCGCTCGGCCGCTGGTGCTGGCGCTTCGCGATGCGCGCGTCGACCATGCCGACTTCTATGTCGGCCGGAACGGCCGGTGGACGCTCGACAGCCGCTTTCCGGCGGCCGACGCCGGCGGCGATGCGGCCGGGCCGCCGTCGCGCTACCCGGCACTCAACATCACGCTGCCCGCCGGCGCAAGCATCCCCGTGCTGATCCGCGTCACGTCGCGCAAGGAGATGCGGCTCGCGCCGGTGGCATTCACCCGTGCGGCATGGGATGCGCTGGAACGGCGCGCGACGATGTGGGACTTCGGTTTCTTCGGCGGGCTGCTCGCGCTCGTGTGGTGCGCGCTGCTGATCGGGTTCTTTTCGCGCAGCGGCGTGTTCTACGTACTGGCCGGGATTGCACTGGGCACGACGCTGTTCGAGGCGGCCTACCGCGGTTATACGGCGATGGCGCTGCCGCCCGCGCTGCGCGAGTGGTCGGCACGCGGCGAAATCATCTTCGTGTACCTCGCGATCGCCTGCTTCATCGTCTTCATCCTGACGGTCGCCCGACGCGAACAGGCCAGGCTGCCGTTGCGCGCGGTCTACATGGCATTCCTCGCGCTCGAGTTCGTCGGCGTGGCCGGCGCCGCCTGCGGCGACCTGCTGACCTTCACGTGGTTCTGCCTGCGGCTGAACGCGGCGCTGGGGATCGTCAACATCAGCCTCGCGCTGTGGCTCGCCGTCCGCCGCACGCCGACCGGCCGCGTGATGCTGATCGCGATCGCGTTCGCCACCTTCAACATGCTGATCCGCGTGCTCGACGGCATCGACGCGTTGCCGCCGGTGCTGTCCTGGCTCAAGTCCGACATCTATCCGAACCCCGTCATCGCGATCGTCGGGCTTGCCACGCACCTGCTGGTGCTGGCCGCGTGGATCCATCACGTGGGCCGTCAGCGCACCGAGGCGCGCAAGCGGCTCGAACACTGGCAGCTCACCGAACAGGATCGCCTGCGCGACGAAGTCGCACGACGCACGCTCGCGCTCAACGACGCGCTCCAGCAGGTCACGACGCACATGCAGCAGAAGATCGAGACGCTCGGCTACGTCAGCCACGACCTGCGCGCGCCGCTGTCGACGATCAACGGCTACGCGAAGCTGCTGCTGCAAGGCGCGACGCGCGGCCAGGCGCGGCTGATCCGCTCGATCGACCGCAGCATCCGCTACCAGCTCACGCTGATCGACGAACTGCTCGCGTTCACGAAAGCCGAGCTGCAGCCGCTCGGCGTGTCGCCGGACGCGACCGACCTGCCCGGCCTGCTCGACGACATCGGCCACTATGCACTCGCGCTGTGCGCGCAGCAGGACAACCGGTTCGCGTACCGGCCGGCCAGCCCGCTGCCGCGCACGATGTCGATCGACGGGATGCGGCTGCAGCAGGTGCTGCTGAACCTGCTGTCCAACGCATCGAAGTTCACGCGCGACGGCACGGTCACGTTGTCGGTGCATGCGTCGCGCGAAGGCGACGCATGGCGCCTGCTGTTCGAGGTCGCCGATACGGGCATCGGCATCGACATCAGCGGCACCCGCGACATCTTTCGCGCGTACCAGCAGGTGCAGGCCGTCAACGGCGGCACCGGGCTCGGCCTGTTCATCGCGCAGCGCATCGTCGGCGCGATGGGCGGCGAGCTGGCCGTCGCGAGCCAGCCCGGCATCGGCACGTCGTTCTCGTTCGCGATCGTCGCGCCGGCCGTCGGGCACGTGCTCGTGCCGGCATCGGAGCTCGTGCGGCGGTTTCATGCGGCGGACGAGGCCGTGCCGGGCGGCACCGTGCCCGCGATGGGCTGCCCGCCCGACGATGCACTCGATGCGCTGATCCGGCTCGCCGGCAACGGGCAGCTCACCGATATCGAGGAATGGCTCGGCCAGTACGCGGACGAACAGGATTACGCGGCCTTCGTGCAGGAGGTGCGCGAGCATCTCGATACGCTGGACCTGCATGCGATCGAGAAGCTGGCCGGTACGCTGAAACGCGCACGCCACGCGGCGGCGACGGATGACGCGGAGACGGACGCGGCCGGGCCGGCTTGA
- a CDS encoding response regulator: MSSRSSSPASLRSTPDLADAHILVVDDRPNDLRLLTEILRAARCRISVAFDGLQAYHRAQAIAPDLILMDVRMPRMDGFAACRLLASTPSTQSIPVIILTAAGDLEDRIAGLETGAIDYIVKPFEPTEVLARIRNHLKRARRSQPFAHLPEMPDNPEAALVRAAAEVLLRDLRHPPALEDLARQVGTHEKRLSRVFRDQLGLTVFEYLRDTRLRAAMHFLAETSMGIGDIAEEIGFSTPGNFATAFRERFGITPSDWRRQRHAVNAPPTPGGHHPDV; this comes from the coding sequence ATGTCATCCCGCTCGTCCAGCCCGGCGTCGCTTCGCTCCACGCCGGATCTCGCCGACGCCCATATTCTTGTCGTCGACGATCGCCCGAACGACCTGCGGCTCCTGACCGAAATCCTGCGGGCCGCGCGGTGCCGGATCAGCGTCGCGTTCGACGGGCTGCAGGCGTATCACCGCGCCCAGGCGATCGCGCCCGACCTGATCCTGATGGATGTCCGCATGCCGCGCATGGACGGCTTCGCCGCGTGCCGGCTGCTGGCGTCGACGCCGTCGACGCAGTCCATCCCGGTCATCATCCTCACGGCCGCGGGCGATCTCGAGGATCGCATCGCGGGGCTCGAAACCGGCGCGATCGACTACATCGTCAAGCCGTTCGAGCCGACCGAAGTGCTGGCCCGGATCCGCAACCACCTGAAGCGCGCGCGGCGCAGCCAGCCGTTCGCGCACCTGCCCGAGATGCCCGACAACCCGGAGGCGGCCCTCGTGCGCGCGGCGGCCGAGGTCCTGCTGCGCGACCTGCGCCATCCGCCGGCGCTCGAGGATCTCGCCCGGCAGGTCGGCACCCACGAAAAACGGCTGTCGCGCGTGTTCCGCGACCAGCTCGGCCTGACCGTGTTCGAGTACCTGCGCGACACGCGCCTGCGCGCCGCGATGCATTTCCTCGCGGAGACGTCGATGGGGATCGGCGACATCGCCGAGGAAATCGGCTTTTCCACGCCCGGCAATTTCGCGACGGCGTTCCGCGAACGCTTCGGCATCACGCCGTCCGACTGGCGGCGCCAGCGCCATGCGGTCAACGCGCCGCCCACACCCGGCGGGCATCATCCCGATGTGTAG
- a CDS encoding YadA-like family protein: MNKSFKSIWNEALGAWVAASELDRARGKRVASASGPREHAANEGAAQRAGLLSAPSPRRLAVLMASTYLALFHAGAHAQYAPDGGSATGGVTSISIGVGSSAAQQNSTALGNLSTAAGVSATALGPGAHAMADGSTAVGINAQATGVNSASLGVQAIGSGAYSVAVGNSAQATQTGTVAIGSGATANGTSAVGLGNNATASGQYAVALGLGAVSSGIGGVALGYSSQATNQGAIALGNQSTSSGAAGVAVGSGALTSGNSAISMGVNSGAKGATSIAIGWGGTAGVPGSGTQSLGVSSIALGSKTTAGADQAMAYGLSANASGVSSIAMGVQSTATQQFAVALGNLALGSGISATALGPGATASATNATAIGINSVAAAASTVAIGDSNSVAAAAGAGSIAGGNSSKVLSGVGAVALGLGQTVSGNGAVAIGDPSTAIGTGAVTMGSNNTANGDGAVAIGNSNLAQGTGSLALGNTSTAAAAGAVAFGASAVANNANDVALGSGSTTAAPNPTASAVIGGVTYNFNGTNPTSVVSVGAAGTERQITNVAAGRINSASTDAINGSQLDATNQAVNSLSTSTASSVSSLSTGVSSLSTGLSSANSAITSLSTSTSTGIGSLSTGLSSTNSSVTSLSTSTSTGLSSANSAITSLSTSTSTGITSLSTGLSSTNSSVTSLSTSTSTGLSSANSAITSLSTSTSTGITSLSTGLSSTNSSVTSLSTSTSTGLSSANSAISSLSTSTSTGITSLSTGLSSTNSTVTSLSTSTSTGLSSANSAISSLSTSTSTGLSSTNSSVASLSTSTSTGVSSLSTGLSSTNSTVTSLSTSTSTGISSLSTGLSSTNSTVTSLSTSTSTGISSLSTGLSSTNSAVTSLSTSTSTGVASLSTGLSTTNSTVTSLSTATSTSIGSLSTGLSSTTSSISSLSTSTSTTVGSLSTGLSSTNSNLTSLSTATSTGIGSLSTGLSSIASNNGNLGNSTAGAIGGGATYDPTTGTISAPSYVTYNSDGSTTINNNVGSAIDNINAHGIKYFHANSTAPDSQALGLDSVAIGPNAVAKVDGSIALGAGSVSDRATVPASGTIRNGSASIPFNTTDQTLLGAVSVGDATNKTYRQITNVADGTGQQDAVTVRQLAGALQSFAVTTTKYFHANSTAVDSLAVGAESVAVGPTTVVNGDNGVGIGNGAIVDATAPGGVAIGQAASAAQADAMALGSGATATGAQSVAQGANAVAASVGSVALGSGAHATATDALAFGAGASATLANSIALGSGSLTTVGAQTNYIAYGLSSPQSSAGEINIGNRQITGLAAGKSGTDAVNVSQLDSVANQLTTLITQRTSNLGGSYTTNPTGTNVPPGSTGPNSSAGGSGAVASGSNSTAVGNGSLASGNGSTAIGVGSTATGNGSTAIGTGSNDGGRSNVVAVGSAESARQVVNVAAGTQGTDAVNVNQLNAVSNQFTQSLNTVNNQLTQMQQQIQQTDSMARDGIAATAAMASIPHMDRDSNFAMGVGTASFLGQKAMAVGMQARLTENLKATLNGGFAGSQRVVGAGMLYQWK; this comes from the coding sequence ATGAACAAGTCGTTCAAGTCGATCTGGAACGAAGCACTGGGGGCCTGGGTTGCGGCTTCCGAGCTTGACCGTGCGCGTGGCAAGCGTGTCGCGTCGGCGAGCGGCCCGCGCGAGCATGCGGCGAACGAGGGCGCCGCGCAACGCGCGGGCCTGCTTTCGGCGCCGTCGCCGCGACGGCTGGCCGTGCTGATGGCGTCCACGTATCTTGCGTTGTTCCATGCGGGGGCGCACGCGCAATACGCGCCGGACGGCGGTTCCGCGACCGGCGGCGTGACGTCGATCTCGATCGGCGTCGGGTCGAGTGCCGCGCAGCAGAACTCGACCGCGCTGGGCAACCTGTCGACGGCAGCAGGCGTTTCCGCCACGGCGCTGGGGCCGGGCGCGCATGCGATGGCAGACGGTTCGACGGCCGTCGGCATCAACGCGCAGGCGACCGGCGTCAACAGTGCATCGCTCGGCGTGCAGGCGATCGGTTCGGGCGCATATTCGGTTGCGGTCGGTAATTCAGCGCAGGCGACGCAGACCGGCACGGTCGCGATCGGCAGTGGCGCGACCGCGAACGGCACGTCCGCCGTCGGACTCGGGAACAATGCAACGGCATCTGGTCAGTATGCGGTTGCGCTTGGACTCGGTGCGGTTTCGTCGGGCATCGGCGGCGTTGCACTCGGCTATTCGTCGCAGGCGACCAATCAGGGCGCGATTGCGCTCGGCAACCAGTCGACGAGTTCCGGCGCAGCCGGCGTGGCGGTGGGCAGCGGTGCGTTGACGTCAGGCAATTCCGCGATCTCGATGGGCGTCAACAGCGGCGCGAAGGGCGCAACATCGATCGCGATCGGCTGGGGCGGGACGGCCGGCGTACCGGGCTCGGGCACGCAGTCGCTTGGCGTGAGTTCGATCGCGCTGGGTTCGAAGACGACGGCCGGTGCCGATCAGGCAATGGCGTACGGGCTGAGCGCAAATGCGTCGGGCGTCAGTTCGATCGCGATGGGTGTGCAGTCGACCGCGACGCAGCAGTTTGCGGTCGCGCTCGGCAATCTCGCGCTCGGCAGCGGCATCTCGGCGACCGCACTGGGGCCCGGTGCGACGGCGTCGGCCACGAATGCGACGGCCATCGGCATCAACAGTGTCGCGGCCGCGGCGTCCACCGTGGCGATCGGCGACAGCAATTCGGTCGCGGCCGCGGCAGGCGCGGGGTCGATCGCAGGCGGCAACAGCTCGAAGGTGTTGAGCGGCGTCGGGGCGGTCGCGCTCGGCCTGGGGCAGACGGTCAGCGGCAACGGCGCGGTGGCGATCGGCGACCCGAGCACCGCGATCGGCACCGGCGCGGTCACGATGGGTTCGAACAACACCGCGAACGGCGACGGCGCGGTTGCGATCGGCAATTCGAACCTCGCGCAGGGTACGGGCTCGCTCGCGCTCGGCAATACGTCGACGGCAGCGGCAGCCGGTGCGGTGGCGTTCGGCGCGTCGGCCGTGGCGAACAATGCAAACGACGTCGCGCTCGGTTCCGGGTCGACGACGGCCGCGCCGAATCCGACGGCGAGCGCGGTGATCGGCGGCGTCACCTACAACTTCAACGGCACCAACCCGACCAGCGTCGTCAGCGTCGGTGCGGCGGGTACCGAGCGCCAGATCACCAACGTCGCGGCCGGACGCATCAATTCGGCGAGCACGGATGCGATCAACGGGTCGCAGCTCGATGCGACGAACCAGGCGGTGAATTCGCTGTCGACGTCGACCGCGTCGAGCGTCAGTTCGTTGTCGACGGGGGTGTCGTCGTTGTCGACCGGGCTGTCGTCGGCCAATAGCGCGATCACGTCGTTGTCGACGTCGACGTCGACCGGGATCGGCTCGTTGTCGACGGGGTTGAGTTCGACCAACAGCTCGGTGACTTCGTTGTCGACGTCCACGTCGACCGGCCTGTCGTCGGCTAATAGCGCGATCACGTCGCTGTCCACGTCGACATCGACCGGCATTACCTCGCTGTCCACGGGCTTGAGTTCGACCAATAGCTCGGTGACGTCATTGTCGACGTCCACGTCGACCGGCCTGTCGTCGGCCAACAGTGCGATCACGTCGCTGTCCACGTCGACGTCGACCGGCATTACCTCGTTGTCCACGGGCTTGAGTTCGACCAACAGCTCGGTGACTTCGTTGTCGACGTCCACGTCGACCGGCCTGTCGTCGGCCAACAGCGCGATTTCGTCGCTGTCCACGTCGACGTCGACCGGCATTACCTCGTTGTCCACGGGCTTGAGTTCGACCAACAGCACCGTGACGTCATTGTCGACGTCCACGTCGACCGGGTTGTCGTCGGCCAACAGCGCGATTTCTTCACTGTCCACGTCGACTTCGACCGGCCTGAGCTCGACCAACAGTTCGGTGGCTTCGCTGTCGACTTCGACGTCGACCGGCGTCAGCTCGCTGTCCACCGGCCTGAGTTCGACGAACAGCACGGTCACGTCGCTGTCCACATCGACGTCGACCGGCATCAGCTCGCTGTCCACCGGCCTGAGTTCGACGAACAGCACGGTCACGTCGCTGTCGACATCGACATCGACGGGCATCAGCTCGCTGTCCACCGGCCTGAGTTCGACGAACAGCGCGGTCACGTCGTTGTCCACGTCGACCTCGACCGGCGTCGCTTCGCTGTCCACCGGTCTGAGCACGACCAACAGCACTGTGACATCGCTGTCCACTGCGACGTCGACGAGCATCGGCTCGTTGTCCACCGGCCTCAGCTCGACGACCAGCTCGATTTCGTCGCTGTCGACGTCGACCTCGACGACCGTCGGTTCGCTGTCCACCGGCCTGTCGAGCACGAACAGCAACCTGACGTCGCTGTCCACCGCGACGTCGACGGGCATCGGTTCGCTGTCGACCGGCCTCAGCTCGATCGCGTCGAACAACGGCAATCTTGGCAACAGTACGGCCGGCGCGATCGGCGGCGGGGCCACCTACGACCCGACGACCGGCACGATCTCCGCGCCTTCGTACGTGACGTACAACAGCGACGGTTCGACGACGATCAACAACAACGTCGGCTCGGCGATCGACAACATCAATGCGCACGGCATCAAGTATTTCCACGCGAACTCCACGGCGCCGGACAGCCAGGCGCTCGGGCTCGACAGTGTCGCGATCGGCCCGAACGCGGTCGCGAAGGTGGACGGCAGTATCGCGCTCGGCGCCGGGTCGGTGTCCGATCGCGCGACGGTGCCGGCGTCGGGGACCATCCGCAACGGCAGCGCGTCGATTCCGTTCAACACGACCGACCAGACGCTGCTGGGCGCGGTATCGGTCGGCGACGCGACGAACAAGACGTATCGCCAGATCACCAACGTCGCGGACGGCACCGGCCAGCAGGACGCGGTGACCGTGCGGCAGCTGGCCGGCGCGCTGCAGTCGTTCGCGGTCACGACGACGAAGTACTTCCATGCGAACTCGACGGCCGTCGATTCGCTCGCGGTCGGCGCGGAGTCGGTCGCGGTCGGCCCGACGACGGTGGTCAACGGCGACAACGGCGTGGGGATCGGCAACGGTGCGATCGTCGATGCCACCGCGCCGGGCGGCGTCGCGATCGGCCAGGCGGCAAGCGCCGCGCAGGCCGATGCGATGGCGCTCGGCAGCGGCGCGACGGCCACCGGCGCGCAGTCGGTCGCGCAGGGCGCCAACGCGGTCGCGGCGAGCGTCGGCAGCGTCGCCCTCGGTTCGGGCGCGCACGCCACGGCAACCGATGCGCTCGCGTTCGGGGCCGGCGCGTCGGCGACGCTCGCGAACAGCATCGCGCTCGGTTCGGGTTCGCTGACCACCGTCGGCGCGCAGACGAACTACATCGCGTACGGCCTGAGCAGTCCGCAGTCGTCGGCCGGCGAAATCAACATCGGCAACCGGCAGATCACCGGCCTCGCGGCCGGCAAGAGCGGCACCGATGCGGTCAACGTGTCGCAGCTCGACTCGGTCGCCAACCAGTTGACGACGCTGATCACCCAGCGCACGTCCAACCTCGGCGGGTCGTACACGACGAACCCGACCGGCACGAACGTGCCGCCCGGCTCGACGGGGCCGAATTCGTCGGCGGGCGGCTCGGGCGCGGTCGCATCGGGCTCGAACAGCACGGCGGTCGGCAACGGGTCGCTGGCGTCCGGCAACGGTTCGACCGCGATCGGCGTCGGCTCGACCGCAACGGGCAACGGATCGACCGCGATCGGCACGGGCAGCAACGACGGCGGGCGCTCGAACGTCGTCGCGGTCGGCTCGGCGGAGTCGGCGCGCCAGGTCGTCAACGTCGCGGCCGGCACGCAGGGCACCGACGCGGTGAACGTGAACCAGCTGAACGCGGTATCGAACCAGTTCACGCAATCGCTGAACACGGTCAACAACCAGCTCACGCAGATGCAGCAGCAGATCCAGCAGACCGATTCGATGGCGCGCGACGGGATTGCCGCGACGGCCGCCATGGCGTCGATCCCGCACATGGACCGCGACTCGAACTTCGCGATGGGGGTCGGTACGGCGAGCTTCCTCGGCCAGAAGGCGATGGCCGTCGGCATGCAGGCGCGCCTCACGGAGAACCTGAAGGCGACGCTGAACGGCGGTTTCGCCGGCAGTCAGCGCGTGGTCGGCGCCGGTATGTTGTATCAGTGGAAGTGA
- a CDS encoding OmpA family protein, which yields MKKTSLALLVSVVSLAACSSASGPTFNAYELQPRNGVRTFRVDCHGILSSEKTCMKVATRMCDTQPVRLVDSEAPFRDGADPRSIEFQCGAAPAPLPAPVAAAPAAAEKVSLTGDTYFATDSATLTPAARASLDALLSRQADRHFSLVKVTGYTDSVGSDAHNLALSQRRAEAVGSYLREHGVNADSVTATGKGEADPVGSNETAEGRASNRRVEILLQK from the coding sequence GTGAAGAAAACTTCTCTTGCCCTGCTCGTGTCCGTGGTCTCCCTGGCCGCCTGCTCGAGCGCGTCCGGGCCGACGTTCAATGCATACGAACTGCAGCCGAGAAACGGCGTGCGGACGTTTCGCGTCGATTGTCACGGCATCCTGTCGAGCGAAAAGACCTGCATGAAGGTCGCGACGCGCATGTGCGACACGCAGCCGGTTCGACTGGTCGATTCGGAGGCGCCGTTCCGCGACGGCGCGGATCCGCGGTCGATCGAGTTCCAGTGCGGCGCGGCACCCGCGCCGCTTCCGGCGCCGGTGGCGGCGGCACCGGCCGCCGCGGAAAAGGTCAGCCTGACCGGCGACACGTACTTCGCGACCGACTCCGCAACGCTGACGCCCGCCGCCCGCGCTTCGCTCGACGCACTGCTGAGCCGTCAGGCGGACCGGCATTTCTCGTTGGTGAAGGTGACCGGCTATACCGACTCGGTCGGCTCGGATGCGCACAATCTGGCGCTGTCGCAGCGCCGCGCGGAGGCGGTCGGGTCGTATTTGCGCGAGCATGGCGTGAACGCGGATTCCGTGACGGCCACAGGAAAGGGGGAGGCCGATCCGGTGGGCTCCAACGAGACCGCCGAAGGGCGGGCGAGCAATCGACGCGTGGAGATCCTGCTGCAGAAGTAG
- a CDS encoding LysR substrate-binding domain-containing protein has protein sequence MEIKWIEDFIALAQYQSFSRAAEFRNVTQSGFSRRIQSLEQWIGAELIDRSSFPPVLTPAGRLFRETAEDVLSRLFDTRAIIRTEQRIAGKSLQIAAGHTIALNFLPSWLKALAPHFGEVRARVVPTNVHDSILMLVNGNCELMFAYHHPELPLHLDPVRYEHVTVGLDTLMPACRPNRRSAPAFRLPGTKQHPLPLISYTDTSYFGRCLALLLDRAPDAPALQLHYESDMAEVLKKLVMEGEGVAWLPRSAIAAELAAGELVPAGPAAWNLEIELRVYRDASNRSEFLETLWQHLHAEPSRRG, from the coding sequence ATGGAAATCAAGTGGATCGAGGATTTCATCGCCCTCGCTCAATATCAAAGCTTTTCCCGGGCGGCGGAGTTCCGCAACGTCACGCAGTCGGGCTTCAGCCGTCGCATCCAGTCGCTCGAGCAATGGATCGGCGCCGAACTGATCGACCGCAGCAGTTTTCCGCCGGTCCTGACGCCTGCAGGGCGGCTGTTTCGCGAGACGGCGGAAGACGTCCTCAGCCGCCTGTTCGACACACGCGCGATCATCCGCACCGAGCAGCGCATCGCGGGCAAGAGCCTGCAGATCGCGGCGGGCCATACGATCGCGCTGAATTTCCTGCCGTCCTGGCTCAAGGCGCTTGCGCCGCATTTCGGCGAGGTGCGGGCACGCGTCGTTCCGACGAATGTCCACGATTCGATCCTGATGCTCGTCAACGGCAACTGCGAGCTGATGTTCGCCTATCACCATCCGGAGCTGCCGCTCCATCTGGACCCGGTCAGGTACGAACACGTGACGGTCGGCCTCGACACGTTGATGCCGGCCTGCCGGCCCAACCGCCGGTCGGCGCCCGCATTTCGCCTTCCCGGAACGAAGCAGCACCCGCTGCCGCTGATCTCCTATACGGACACCAGCTACTTCGGGCGCTGCCTCGCGTTGCTGCTCGATCGCGCTCCGGATGCGCCGGCGTTGCAGCTGCACTATGAATCCGACATGGCCGAAGTGCTGAAAAAGCTCGTGATGGAAGGCGAAGGCGTGGCGTGGCTGCCGCGGAGTGCGATCGCCGCCGAGCTGGCAGCCGGCGAACTCGTGCCGGCCGGGCCGGCGGCATGGAACCTCGAAATCGAGCTGCGCGTCTATCGCGACGCGTCCAATCGCAGCGAGTTCCTGGAGACGCTCTGGCAGCATCTGCACGCCGAACCCTCGCGGCGCGGCTAG
- a CDS encoding dicarboxylate/amino acid:cation symporter, with the protein MKNRLTSSIAIGMVLGVAAGYACHTSIADPGTLKTVAGYFSIVTDIFLRLIKMIIAPLVFVTLVSGLAGMDSGEDVGRIGLRSVAWFVCASLVSLGLGLVMANALQPGAGLNLAEPAGEANLGLNTAALNARDVITHAFPTSLLDAMARNDILQILVFSVFLGIALGALKHDQRVGIVIRSIDGMVPVMLRLTNYVMRAAPLGVFGAIASSVALRGLDVIYTYGKLIGAFYLGLLVLWTILIGAGYLFLGRRVGALLRAVREPALIAFSTASSEAAYPRLTEQLEKFGVDKKVVGFTLPLGYAFNLDGSMMYQAFAALFIAQAFGVHMPLSQQVFMLLILMLSSKGMASVPRGSVVVVAAVAPMFHLPAAGVAMILAIDQVLDMGRTMTNVIGNSVATAVIAKWEGARAAQPDSAAFDSRELNA; encoded by the coding sequence ATGAAAAATCGGCTTACCTCAAGCATCGCAATCGGCATGGTCCTCGGCGTCGCCGCCGGCTATGCGTGTCACACGAGCATCGCGGACCCGGGCACGCTCAAGACGGTCGCAGGGTATTTCTCGATCGTGACGGACATCTTTCTTCGGCTGATCAAGATGATCATTGCGCCGCTCGTGTTCGTGACGCTCGTTTCCGGCCTGGCCGGAATGGACAGCGGTGAGGACGTCGGGCGCATCGGATTGCGCTCGGTTGCATGGTTCGTCTGCGCATCGCTGGTTTCGCTGGGCCTCGGCCTCGTCATGGCCAACGCGTTGCAGCCCGGCGCCGGCCTGAACCTGGCGGAACCCGCGGGCGAGGCCAACCTCGGCCTGAATACCGCGGCACTGAACGCCAGGGACGTGATCACGCACGCGTTTCCGACCAGCCTGCTCGACGCGATGGCGCGCAACGACATCCTGCAGATTCTCGTTTTCTCCGTCTTTCTCGGCATCGCGCTGGGCGCGCTGAAGCACGATCAGCGTGTCGGCATCGTCATCCGGTCGATCGACGGCATGGTGCCGGTGATGTTGCGCCTGACGAACTACGTGATGCGCGCGGCGCCGCTGGGTGTCTTCGGTGCGATTGCGTCGTCCGTCGCGCTGCGCGGGCTCGACGTGATCTACACGTACGGCAAGCTGATCGGCGCGTTTTATCTCGGGCTGCTCGTCCTCTGGACGATCCTGATCGGCGCGGGATACCTGTTCCTCGGGCGGCGCGTCGGCGCGTTGCTGAGGGCCGTGCGCGAACCCGCGTTGATCGCGTTCTCGACCGCCAGCAGCGAAGCGGCGTATCCGCGCCTGACCGAGCAGCTCGAGAAGTTCGGTGTCGACAAGAAGGTCGTCGGTTTCACGCTGCCGCTCGGTTATGCATTCAACCTGGACGGCTCGATGATGTATCAGGCGTTTGCGGCCCTCTTCATCGCACAGGCGTTCGGCGTGCACATGCCGCTTTCGCAGCAGGTGTTCATGCTGCTGATCCTGATGTTGAGCAGCAAGGGCATGGCGAGCGTGCCGCGCGGATCGGTGGTCGTCGTCGCGGCCGTCGCGCCGATGTTCCATTTGCCGGCCGCCGGCGTGGCCATGATCCTGGCGATCGACCAGGTGCTCGACATGGGCCGCACGATGACGAACGTGATCGGCAACAGCGTGGCGACGGCCGTGATCGCGAAGTGGGAGGGCGCGCGCGCCGCGCAGCCGGACAGCGCCGCGTTCGATTCGCGGGAGCTGAACGCATGA